CCATTCGCTTCAAGATCGGCTTGTTTCTCTCGATGACAGCTATGGAGGTTTTTCTTCTCATAGCAACTCTTCTTCGGTTTTTTTTAACTCGAGCGTTAACCCTCCTATAAGAGCTTTAAGTTTCTGATTCTCACATTTTAATCTTTCTTCCCGAGAGGTTGGCTTTTTTGCTTCAAAAGGTTTGTCAAGATTAGATAAAAACTGCTCTCTCCACTGATAGTATTGGGCTTGGCTAATCTGATAATCATTGCAGATTTCGGCAACTTTTCTCCCTTTAATCCCCTCTAGAATTGCTCGGGCTTTGGTTCTCCCATCCCATTTTCTTGGTTTCATAAACTCGTCTCCTTATTGTTTTTTTGACCAGTTTACTCTACGTTTTCCTTTATTGTCTTAATGGGGAGCAGTATACCCTTTTCCATCCATGCT
The window above is part of the Candidatus Neptunochlamydia sp. REUL1 genome. Proteins encoded here:
- a CDS encoding transposase, whose amino-acid sequence is MKPRKWDGRTKARAILEGIKGRKVAEICNDYQISQAQYYQWREQFLSNLDKPFEAKKPTSREERLKCENQKLKALIGGLTLELKKTEEELL